A stretch of DNA from Rickettsia hoogstraalii:
TTCAAAAGACCAAAGTCGTGCTTGTTTTCCTGCATAATATTTAGCACAATCTTTAATTAGTAATCCCCATTTTTCATTAAGAACCTCCATACCTACCCAATCTGGATGTAACCACTTATTACCTTTAGCCCCTTGTTTATTTGAAGAAAAATTATGCTTAATAGGCATATTATGAATCTTCAATTTGTTTTGAAGATATAATGCAAGTGCATCACATACTTGTACTTCGGTTATTTTATCTTCTTTATTTGCATTTATTTTAGGTTCTGTGGCTTGTTCATTATTGACATAGTAATCAGGGTTTTGCGAATAATAAAACTTTAGCTTAGGTTTTAGCTCTATTCTAATATTAGGTTCTTGTCTTCGTTCAGCAGAAAGCTTACTACTGCTAATTTCCCCTGCATAAATTCCTATAATCTCCTTATCTTTTTCTTCTTGAGTCTTTGCTTTTAACAATCTCTTATTTGTACTTGCATTTGCTTTGAGTCTTGCTTCTTCAATGTGATTTTCTACAAGCCATTCAGCTATTCCATAAGAGGTAAATTTTTGATCTTCATTTTCTTTTAAAAACTAATAATAGCATTTTTGCGATCAAATCCCATATTAAATATACTAATAGTTGAAATACTATAAAATATACATGTTATTTTATAAATTTCAACTTTAAATTATCAATCTTTATGATTTTATAAAGTATTATTTATTTATACTATTAGTAAATGAAAAGTAGGTAGACGAAGTTTAATTTGGAAAAGAGCAAGGCGTCTTAAAGCTGATGACCGCAGCGTACAACTAGTACGTGAGGATTATCGGCAAAAGACTTTGTCGCCAATTTTTCAAATTAAACGAGTATGCTTTTCAAATTTGGAAAATAATGTTTTGAAGTTACGAGTAGTAACATTTGCTACTTCTTTTGAGGTGATATTTTTGAGTTCGGCGACTTTCTCGGCAACATATCTAACGAAAGCCGGTTCGTTTTGTTTGCCTCGCATAGGGGTAGGGGCTAGGTAAGGTGAGTCAGTTTCGATTAATAACCTATCAAGCGGTATATATTTAACTATTTCCTGCAAATCGGTTGCATTCTTGAAAGTTATAATCCCTGACATTGAAATATATAAACCGATATCTAGCATTTTTTCTGCTAATTTTTTTGAAGAAGTAAAGCAATGTATTAAACCTGGAAATTTACTGTTACGCATTTCTGAGGTTAAAATGTCAATAGTATCTTCGTCTGCTTCTCGTGTATGAACAATAATAGGTAGATTAGTAGCGGCTGCAGCATGTATATGTGCTACAAACGAATCTTTTTGGAGTTTTTTATCGTAAGGCTGATGATAATAATCAAGCCCCGTTTCACCGATTCCAATAATTTTCGGATGCTTGGTAAGTTCTATTATTTCTGAATCCGTAATTAGCCTGCTGCTTTCATTAACCTCACACGGATGCACACCAACGCTTGCAAAAATATTTTCATATTTTTCGGCTATTTCTAAAACAATCGAGAAATC
This window harbors:
- a CDS encoding TatD family hydrolase, which codes for MLIDSHCHLNLLTDLSSRELVAGSSKNIKTINTSCFLDTVVKPRYDTVLLDSVIQRALENNVQYMQTICTKLEDFSIVLEIAEKYENIFASVGVHPCEVNESSRLITDSEIIELTKHPKIIGIGETGLDYYHQPYDKKLQKDSFVAHIHAAAATNLPIIVHTREADEDTIDILTSEMRNSKFPGLIHCFTSSKKLAEKMLDIGLYISMSGIITFKNATDLQEIVKYIPLDRLLIETDSPYLAPTPMRGKQNEPAFVRYVAEKVAELKNITSKEVANVTTRNFKTLFSKFEKHTRLI